The following proteins are encoded in a genomic region of Deltaproteobacteria bacterium CG11_big_fil_rev_8_21_14_0_20_49_13:
- the ald gene encoding alanine dehydrogenase, whose protein sequence is MIIGVPKEIKTREYRVAMVPGGVKALVDAGHKVFVEKDAGIGSGIQDSEYSAVGATVLSTAKEVHEKAGMIVKVKEPIAEEYKYMRPGLVYYTYLHLAADKQLAKAMMETNVTGIAYETIQLNDGSLPLLTPMSEVAGRMAIQVGARCLEKEHGGRGVLLGGVPGVKRGKVVVLGGGVVGTNAAKMAVGLGAEVVIMDVDLNRMRYLDDVFGSKITTVYSDPLSIEKAILNADLVVGGVLIPGASAPRLIRKSHLSKMKKGSVIVDVSVDQGGCVETAKPTTHDHPTFEVDGVIHYCVANMPGAVPYTSTFALTNSTLKYAVRIANNGLAKALATTPELAKGVNIHNGKCVYKAVAESLNLEYSEMKW, encoded by the coding sequence ATGATCATTGGCGTACCGAAAGAGATCAAGACCCGAGAGTATCGTGTGGCGATGGTTCCGGGCGGTGTAAAGGCGCTTGTTGATGCAGGGCACAAGGTGTTCGTTGAAAAAGATGCGGGGATCGGAAGCGGGATACAAGATTCCGAATATTCTGCCGTGGGCGCAACCGTGCTCTCCACGGCAAAAGAGGTCCACGAAAAGGCCGGGATGATAGTTAAGGTCAAAGAGCCCATCGCCGAAGAATATAAATACATGAGGCCCGGGCTTGTCTATTACACGTATCTCCATCTGGCCGCCGACAAGCAGCTTGCCAAGGCGATGATGGAAACAAATGTAACGGGGATCGCCTACGAAACAATTCAGTTGAACGACGGTTCGCTTCCCTTGCTCACACCCATGAGCGAAGTAGCGGGCCGCATGGCAATTCAGGTCGGCGCGCGCTGCCTTGAAAAAGAGCACGGAGGGCGCGGTGTTCTTCTTGGCGGAGTTCCGGGAGTGAAACGCGGCAAGGTTGTCGTTTTAGGCGGCGGCGTGGTCGGAACTAACGCGGCAAAGATGGCGGTTGGTCTCGGGGCCGAAGTTGTTATCATGGATGTAGACCTTAACCGTATGCGTTATTTGGACGATGTATTCGGAAGCAAGATAACAACGGTCTACTCCGATCCTCTATCAATAGAAAAAGCGATACTCAATGCAGACCTTGTTGTTGGCGGTGTGCTGATACCGGGCGCCTCTGCTCCAAGGCTCATCAGAAAAAGCCACCTGTCCAAGATGAAAAAGGGCTCGGTTATAGTCGACGTGTCGGTCGATCAGGGCGGTTGCGTAGAGACGGCCAAGCCTACAACTCATGATCATCCTACATTTGAGGTTGACGGCGTCATTCATTATTGTGTGGCAAATATGCCGGGTGCGGTCCCTTACACATCGACCTTTGCTTTGACCAACTCAACCCTCAAGTACGCGGTCCGCATTGCCAATAACGGTCTTGCTAAGGCGCTTGCAACAACGCCGGAACTTGCCAAGGGTGTGAATATTCATAACGGCAAGTGTGTTTACAAGGCGGTGGCGGAGAGCCTTAATCTTGAATATAGCGAAATGAAGTGGTAA